The Halopseudomonas sabulinigri genome window below encodes:
- a CDS encoding aldehyde dehydrogenase family protein codes for MSIPFSHLDKLYINGLWETASEGTEAILNPATEEVIGHAPVGGLADAELAVAAARRAFDKGPWPWLGVTERADYMRRMHASLVARREQIAALIVAEVGCSQMVTQAMQVDMPLGHVLQAIDRSLLAEARQIPVEAVPNQMNPAGPMILGSGSIEREPVGVVSGITGYNFPFLLNLAKVFPALLAGNTLILKPSPYTPYSALLFGEIAEEIGLPAGVLNVVTGDAEVGRLLSSDAQVDMVSFTGSETVGINIMTQAAATLKRVHLELGGKSALIVRADADVQAAALGAVAGLIVNAGQGCALLTRFVVHNSIRKQFVQCAQTVASQFKVGDPADSSVMMGPLIRESQRAKVETLIASGLEQGAKLVCGGGRPEGINKGYFVDITLFDEVTNDMTIAQEEIFGPVGVVIGFDTDDEAVAIANDSRFGLNGGVMTADAAVAYTMAKRIRAGSVYLNGGGGTMPYAPIGGFKRSGIGREFGPDWLNEFTEEKSIIYPVGR; via the coding sequence ATGAGTATTCCTTTTTCGCACTTGGACAAGCTCTATATAAATGGGCTCTGGGAAACGGCTTCTGAAGGGACCGAAGCTATCCTTAACCCGGCCACCGAAGAGGTGATAGGTCATGCACCTGTCGGCGGGCTTGCCGATGCTGAGTTGGCCGTCGCAGCTGCACGGAGAGCTTTTGATAAGGGGCCTTGGCCTTGGCTGGGCGTGACCGAGCGCGCTGATTATATGCGGCGCATGCACGCGTCTCTGGTTGCCCGCCGAGAACAAATCGCGGCACTTATCGTGGCTGAGGTAGGCTGCTCGCAAATGGTCACCCAGGCCATGCAGGTTGATATGCCTTTAGGGCATGTTTTGCAGGCGATTGACCGTTCGCTGTTGGCCGAGGCGCGACAGATTCCTGTTGAGGCTGTACCCAATCAGATGAATCCCGCTGGGCCCATGATCCTAGGTAGCGGCAGCATAGAACGCGAACCGGTGGGTGTGGTCTCGGGTATAACAGGATACAACTTTCCTTTCCTGCTAAATCTGGCCAAAGTATTTCCCGCTCTGCTGGCTGGAAACACCCTGATATTAAAGCCGTCCCCCTATACCCCCTACTCAGCGTTGCTTTTTGGCGAGATCGCCGAGGAGATAGGTTTGCCCGCAGGCGTACTGAATGTGGTGACCGGTGATGCTGAGGTGGGTCGCTTATTGAGCAGTGATGCGCAGGTAGACATGGTTTCGTTTACCGGCTCGGAGACGGTCGGTATCAATATCATGACCCAAGCAGCCGCTACGCTAAAGCGGGTTCATCTTGAATTAGGGGGCAAGTCGGCATTGATTGTCCGCGCTGACGCCGACGTGCAAGCCGCCGCCCTTGGTGCTGTTGCTGGATTGATAGTCAACGCAGGACAGGGCTGCGCACTACTTACGCGTTTCGTGGTGCATAACTCGATCCGCAAGCAGTTCGTGCAGTGTGCCCAAACCGTTGCAAGTCAATTTAAGGTGGGCGATCCGGCTGATTCGAGTGTGATGATGGGGCCGCTTATTCGAGAGTCACAGCGGGCCAAAGTTGAGACGCTAATCGCCAGTGGGCTGGAGCAGGGGGCCAAGCTGGTATGCGGCGGCGGTCGCCCGGAGGGTATCAACAAAGGCTATTTTGTCGACATTACCTTGTTTGACGAGGTTACCAATGACATGACCATTGCGCAGGAAGAAATCTTTGGCCCGGTCGGCGTCGTCATTGGTTTTGATACGGATGATGAGGCGGTCGCTATAGCAAACGATTCGCGCTTTGGGCTTAACGGCGGCGTGATGACGGCAGATGCAGCAGTTGCGTACACAATGGCCAAGCGCATTCGTGCCGGCAGCGTTTACCTGAATGGGGGAGGGGGCACTATGCCGTACGCGCCCATTGGCGGTTTCAAGCGCTCGGGTATTGGTCGAGAGTTCGGACCTGATTGGCTCAATGAGTTTACTGAAGAGAAGTCCATTATCTATCCCGTCGGGCGCTGA
- a CDS encoding alpha/beta hydrolase domain-containing protein: MALGSALKFSMSSVGYTEKEFILTGSAASYASQESNSLGVDGKWAVEKNGSAAYTTRAIVYRPIDEAEFNGTVIVEWMNVTSGSDSSPVWIYTHNELIREGYVLISLSVQAAGIASTQRMDSERYRELLHPGDNYSYDIFSQVGQAVRTQADVLLGGLCPERVIAAGESQSAYRLVTYLNAIHLLKPVYDGYLLQSRPAKGAPLAILGDVAGATQVRADLGVPVLVFQTETDINPVTRQADTATYRLWEVAGTAHFDAYGGGLGLLDVGDVEGAASVLYALRNPPATVFGFICCNKAINAGPMTFVLSAALHALNQWIKTGRAPSSVGQLQATNFALYNPCILRDELGNARGGIRTPFVEVPLAALAGTGNSGSQEFCMFFGTTEPYTPARLYALYPNSKSFLEKWSKATTLAVEQGVIRPADAKRLIAAVEKLEDDIYGLPPLR, from the coding sequence GTGGCTCTAGGTTCGGCGCTAAAATTTTCGATGAGCAGCGTTGGCTATACTGAAAAGGAGTTCATTCTCACTGGGTCTGCAGCGTCGTACGCCTCCCAGGAAAGTAACAGCTTGGGAGTCGACGGAAAGTGGGCTGTAGAGAAGAATGGCAGCGCAGCTTACACCACCCGTGCCATTGTTTATCGCCCCATAGATGAGGCGGAGTTCAATGGCACCGTCATCGTCGAATGGATGAACGTAACCAGTGGGAGCGACTCGAGCCCGGTTTGGATTTATACGCATAACGAGCTAATTCGAGAGGGCTATGTGCTGATCAGCCTTTCGGTCCAGGCTGCCGGCATAGCAAGTACGCAGAGGATGGACAGCGAGCGCTACAGAGAGCTATTGCACCCTGGCGACAATTACTCTTACGATATTTTTTCTCAGGTTGGACAGGCTGTACGAACTCAAGCTGATGTACTACTGGGGGGGCTTTGCCCAGAGAGGGTGATTGCAGCGGGGGAGTCGCAGTCAGCTTACCGGTTGGTTACCTACCTAAACGCGATACATCTGCTTAAACCTGTTTATGATGGTTATCTATTGCAGAGTAGGCCGGCTAAAGGCGCACCTCTGGCTATACTGGGTGATGTGGCCGGCGCTACTCAAGTGCGCGCCGACTTAGGTGTGCCGGTGCTGGTATTTCAGACAGAAACTGATATCAATCCTGTGACCCGGCAGGCCGATACAGCCACCTACAGACTATGGGAAGTTGCTGGAACAGCGCACTTTGACGCATATGGCGGAGGTCTCGGGTTACTGGATGTGGGAGACGTAGAAGGCGCCGCAAGCGTCCTCTATGCGCTGCGTAATCCGCCTGCCACAGTGTTTGGCTTTATCTGCTGCAACAAAGCAATCAACGCTGGACCAATGACCTTCGTGTTGAGTGCAGCATTGCACGCATTGAACCAATGGATTAAAACGGGGCGTGCTCCATCCTCGGTGGGGCAGTTGCAGGCAACGAATTTTGCGCTTTATAACCCCTGTATTCTAAGAGATGAACTTGGGAACGCGCGTGGGGGTATCCGGACACCCTTTGTCGAGGTGCCGCTCGCCGCATTGGCTGGAACTGGAAATTCCGGAAGCCAGGAATTCTGCATGTTTTTCGGCACCACGGAGCCCTACACCCCCGCTAGGCTGTATGCCTTATATCCTAATAGTAAGTCCTTTCTTGAAAAGTGGAGCAAAGCCACGACGCTAGCTGTGGAGCAGGGCGTTATCCGGCCCGCAGACGCAAAACGGCTGATCGCAGCAGTAGAAAAACTTGAAGATGACATCTATGGACTGCCCCCGCTCCGGTAG
- the smpB gene encoding SsrA-binding protein SmpB: protein MSKQKSNKANSGTIALNKKAKHDYFIEDRFEAGLTLTGWEVKSLREGKVQLVDSYVLLKNNEAFLLGAHISPLTTASTHVVADPTRTRKLLLHAREIDKLITGVQQKGFACVPLALYWKGHLVKCEIALVRGKKDFDKRQTLKERDWDREKQRVVRDNQR, encoded by the coding sequence ATGAGCAAGCAAAAGAGCAACAAGGCCAACAGCGGCACCATCGCGCTGAACAAGAAGGCCAAACACGACTACTTCATCGAGGACCGCTTCGAGGCTGGCCTGACGCTGACCGGCTGGGAAGTGAAAAGCCTGCGCGAAGGCAAGGTCCAACTGGTCGACAGCTACGTGTTACTGAAAAACAACGAGGCTTTCCTGCTCGGCGCGCATATCAGCCCGCTGACTACCGCCAGCACCCACGTGGTGGCCGACCCCACTCGCACGCGAAAATTGCTGCTGCATGCCCGCGAAATAGACAAGCTGATCACCGGCGTCCAACAAAAGGGCTTCGCCTGTGTTCCGCTCGCGCTTTACTGGAAAGGGCATCTGGTGAAATGCGAGATCGCGCTGGTACGCGGCAAGAAAGATTTCGACAAACGCCAGACGCTGAAAGAGCGCGACTGGGATCGCGAGAAGCAACGCGTAGTGCGCGACAACCAGCGCTGA
- a CDS encoding sodium-dependent transporter, with the protein MTNEKVSIHGIWASRWVFILAATGSAVGLGNIWKFPYMAGAYGGGAFVLVYLCCIALIGLPVMLAETLLGRRGRQSPVNTLRSLARQSGASERWSWAAMMGMLAALLILSFYSVVAGWALDYILAMARGDFNGIDGAGAGARFDALTADPLRLTLWHTLFMLLTAFIIGRGVVAGLERSLRILMPLLFVLLVVLLGYSLTTGHFMEGVRFLFHFDLAKVPEGILAAMGHAFFTLSVGVGSIMVFGAYMPRKASLGSTIITVGLLDTVVALTAGMALFPVVFAAGLEPSAGPGLMFVTLPIAFGTISMGVLFGVVFFVLVAIAAWSSAISMLEPAVAYWVERSGKSRPAVTALMAVFCWVVGLGTVFSFNLLADARFFVTNTDGWHFFLWTSEGGKTFFESIDYLTSRIFLPLGGLLFVIFAGWVLDREVFRGELALKHPRLFPVVYWLLRYLAPAGILIIFITELSK; encoded by the coding sequence ATGACCAACGAGAAGGTATCGATTCACGGGATCTGGGCAAGTCGCTGGGTTTTTATTCTGGCAGCAACTGGCTCCGCCGTGGGGCTGGGCAATATTTGGAAATTCCCCTATATGGCCGGCGCCTATGGCGGCGGTGCTTTTGTGCTGGTGTATCTGTGTTGCATCGCGTTGATTGGTCTGCCGGTGATGCTCGCAGAAACGCTGTTGGGGCGGCGAGGGCGGCAGAGTCCGGTCAATACCCTGCGCAGCCTGGCCCGGCAGTCCGGCGCGTCCGAGCGTTGGTCTTGGGCGGCGATGATGGGCATGCTTGCGGCGTTGCTGATTCTCTCCTTTTATAGCGTGGTCGCCGGCTGGGCACTGGATTACATTCTGGCAATGGCGCGGGGCGATTTTAACGGTATTGATGGCGCCGGTGCGGGAGCGCGTTTCGACGCGCTGACGGCGGATCCTTTGCGGCTGACGCTCTGGCATACGCTGTTTATGCTGCTGACTGCGTTCATAATCGGGCGCGGTGTGGTGGCCGGGCTGGAGCGCAGCCTGCGTATTCTCATGCCCTTGTTATTTGTGCTGCTGGTGGTTTTGCTGGGTTACAGCCTGACCACGGGGCACTTCATGGAGGGCGTGCGCTTCCTGTTCCATTTTGACCTGGCCAAGGTACCCGAAGGTATTCTGGCGGCAATGGGGCATGCGTTTTTTACCCTCAGCGTAGGGGTGGGCTCGATCATGGTGTTCGGCGCCTATATGCCGCGCAAGGCATCGCTGGGCTCGACCATCATCACCGTTGGGCTGTTGGATACAGTGGTCGCGCTGACGGCAGGCATGGCGTTGTTTCCGGTGGTGTTCGCAGCTGGTCTGGAGCCGAGTGCCGGCCCCGGTTTGATGTTCGTTACCCTGCCTATTGCCTTCGGCACCATCAGTATGGGCGTGTTGTTTGGCGTGGTGTTTTTTGTGCTGGTAGCTATTGCTGCCTGGAGTTCGGCAATTTCCATGCTGGAGCCGGCGGTAGCCTACTGGGTGGAGCGCAGTGGTAAAAGTCGCCCCGCTGTGACGGCCTTGATGGCGGTGTTCTGTTGGGTGGTGGGGCTGGGAACGGTGTTTTCGTTCAACCTGCTGGCAGATGCGCGGTTTTTCGTTACCAATACCGATGGTTGGCATTTCTTTCTGTGGACGTCAGAAGGCGGCAAGACGTTCTTTGAAAGCATTGATTACCTGACCAGTCGGATCTTCCTGCCGCTGGGTGGCCTGCTGTTCGTGATCTTTGCCGGGTGGGTATTGGACCGGGAGGTTTTTCGCGGTGAGCTGGCACTCAAGCACCCGCGGCTGTTCCCGGTAGTGTATTGGCTGTTACGCTATCTTGCCCCTGCAGGTATTCTGATCATATTCATTACGGAACTGAGTAAGTGA